The DNA window GTAGATTCCCGGTGGTCGTTTTTTCAGGGCCTATCTGTAGCGGTCACTGCGGCACTGGCCACGGCCCGTCGTTCGGCGAAAGAATTTACGACTCCATGCACGTACGTACATGCATGGGGACGACGACGATATCACTCAGGGATGAGGCATACGACCGACTCCGTGCGGCAAAGCGCGAGGGGGAGAGCTTCAGCGACGTCGTGCTCCGACTCACCGATTCACCGACTACCGACGAACAGATAGCGGCACTCGCAGGCGGACTCGACGCCGACTTCGCCGACGCGGTGACGGAGTCGTCGGAACAGGTCGGCGCGTCGCTGGAGATGGAATCGGGCGAGACCGAATGAAACTGCTAGACACCAACGTTCTGGCAAAATGGGGACATCCCGACGACCATCCTGAGGTCGTCCCGTACCTGCAGCGACACGCTGACGACCAGTTCGTCACGTCCTCGCTCGTCGTGTTCGAGTTCTTCAGACCGGCCGCGCGGCGGTCGAACAGTCAGGCGGTCCACGCGTGGCTGTCGAAGGTGCTCGACGGCATCGAACCGTTCACCGAGAGCGCCGGGCTGACGGCGACGGCCGTCGAAGCGAATCTAGCGACCCAGGACAGAGAACTAGCGATGCGTGACCTCCTCATCGCGTCACACGCCCACGATCTGGACGCGACGTTCGTGACCCTGGACAAGGGTGATTTCGAGAACGAGCCGGTCCGGCAGTTGCTCGACGTCGACGTGATAGCCTAGCTTGTCTCTCAGTACGTTCGGTTCCTCGCTGCTGCTACGCGGTTCCCTGCGGTCACCGCTCCGCTTCGAGACGATTCGCTCCGCTCATCGTCTCGCTACTGCTCTGCGGCTCCCGTCGGTCGCCGCATCGCTTTCGAGGCCTCCCTGCGGTCGGCCTCGCTACTGCTTGCGGGTCACTGCGGGCTCGCGGCGCTGCCGCTCGCCTTCGAGGCGCTTCGCGCCTCGCTTTCCCCGCTCGCAATCCGAGACACCTCCCCTCGTCGTCGGGCGGCTTTGCCGCCCGACTGCTTGGGGGACCTTCGGTCCCTCTCTGGTCGATGTCTCGCTTGCTCCACGGCTCACTCCGTTCGCCGTTCCGTCGAGGGTTCTCCTTTCAGTCGAACCCTCGCTCACCACGGCGACGGCCGAGCGGCCTGCTCCCGACCGCGGGCGAAGGCGACCACGGCGTAGACGAAGGGGGTGTCGACCAGTGCGATGGCGAGTTTCAGGAGGTACTGGCCGATGACCAGCGCCAGCGCGCCCGACAGCGAGACGTCCCCGAAGACGACGAACGCGACGCCGATGAAGATTACAGTGTCGAGCAGCTGGCTCGACGCTGTGGAGCCGATGTTGCGCAGCCAGAGGTGGTCACCGTCGGTGAACTCGCCGATGGCGTGGAAGACGAACACGTCCCAGTTCTGGGAGACGACGTAGGCCGCGAGGCTGGCGGCGACGATGCCCGTACTCGCTGCGAGCACCTGCCGGAACGCCGCCGGCTCGATGGGCTGTGCGGCCGCGGGGAGGCCTGGCGCGTAGATAGTGCTCCAGACAAGCCCCAGCAACACGAAGTTCATCGCGAAGCCGACGTTGACGACGATGGTCGCGGCCCGGCGGCCGTACAGCTCCGTGTAGCTATCGGAGGCGAAGAACGTCAGCGCGTAGGCTACCGCCGAGCCGGGCATCACAAGCTGGGCGCCGACGACCGGGAGCGCAACTGGGAGCGAGAAGGCAAGCAGCTTCGAGGCGGTGAACTGTGCGACCACCAGCGACGTGACGAACAGGGCGACGAGCCCGATTCGCAGGGGGTCCTCGCCGCTACTGCTCATCGTCGAGCCGTCCCTGTCGCTCGTCGATGTCGTCGAGCATATCGAGCGTCTTGCGGATGGAGGCCCGGATGGCCTCGCTGCGGTTGACGAACTTCCCGTCCTCCCCGACGTGGTCGTCGAGGTCATCGAGGAGTTCGGCGGGCACTTCGACGCTTATCTTGGGCATACCGTGAGAATATTCTGACTCGGCTTAAATCGCTCGCTGTCGGTCCTAATCGGCCGGCTCGCCCCGGCTCTTGGGCGCGCGGCGCCCGCCCAGCGTGTACACCCACAGGATAGCCAGCCCCAGAAGGTACGCAAGCGAGACGGGGATGCCGACCAGGAACATGGTGA is part of the Haloarcula salinisoli genome and encodes:
- a CDS encoding antitoxin VapB family protein, which translates into the protein MGTTTISLRDEAYDRLRAAKREGESFSDVVLRLTDSPTTDEQIAALAGGLDADFADAVTESSEQVGASLEMESGETE
- a CDS encoding type II toxin-antitoxin system VapC family toxin, which produces MKLLDTNVLAKWGHPDDHPEVVPYLQRHADDQFVTSSLVVFEFFRPAARRSNSQAVHAWLSKVLDGIEPFTESAGLTATAVEANLATQDRELAMRDLLIASHAHDLDATFVTLDKGDFENEPVRQLLDVDVIA
- a CDS encoding queuosine precursor transporter, with protein sequence MSSSGEDPLRIGLVALFVTSLVVAQFTASKLLAFSLPVALPVVGAQLVMPGSAVAYALTFFASDSYTELYGRRAATIVVNVGFAMNFVLLGLVWSTIYAPGLPAAAQPIEPAAFRQVLAASTGIVAASLAAYVVSQNWDVFVFHAIGEFTDGDHLWLRNIGSTASSQLLDTVIFIGVAFVVFGDVSLSGALALVIGQYLLKLAIALVDTPFVYAVVAFARGREQAARPSPW
- a CDS encoding ribbon-helix-helix domain-containing protein encodes the protein MPKISVEVPAELLDDLDDHVGEDGKFVNRSEAIRASIRKTLDMLDDIDERQGRLDDEQ